The following are encoded in a window of Impatiens glandulifera chromosome 5, dImpGla2.1, whole genome shotgun sequence genomic DNA:
- the LOC124937519 gene encoding epidermis-specific secreted glycoprotein EP1-like translates to MSWLNIFFLFLLVQTLFYTKSDAVVPADKTFKFVNQGDFGEFIVEYDGTYRTLRVFNSPFQLCFYNTTPNAYTLALRMANTRSESLFRWVWEANRGKPVKENATLTFGRDGNIVLADSDGRVTWQTATANKGVVDFKVLPNGNMVLLNSNGSFVWQSFDSPTDTLLIGQSLRVGAAVKLVSRASELDNSDGPYSLEFEPNKGLSWFYKPKNSPKPLLYFSSSYYEFGFVVPGESIKFDVVDIETDASDVLIRTYLGFGRSMARPNYNGTLSLLRLGIDGRLRIFTYNDKVDISAWEEVFTQFINDRWHPEDGQECQLPEKCGKFGLCSKNQCVACPTEKGLLGWSEECELKKVGSCKPADFHYYKLEGVEHFVSQFTRGSSVNEMDCGKKCTSDCKCLGYFYYTESSRCWNVFDIKTLKKAANSSHVGYIKVSNK, encoded by the coding sequence ATGTCTTGGTTGAATATTTTCTTTCTATTCCTCCTTGTCCAAACCTTATTCTACACAAAATCCGACGCTGTCGTTCCCGCCGATAAAACATTCAAGTTCGTGAACCAAGGAGATTTCGGCGAATTCATCGTAGAATACGATGGAACCTACAGAACGCTCCGCGTTTTCAATTCTCCCTTCCAACTCTGTTTCTACAATACCACCCCAAACGCCTACACCCTCGCTCTAAGAATGGCCAACACCCGTTCAGAATCCCTTTTCCGATGGGTTTGGGAAGCCAATCGCGGCAAACCCGTCAAGGAAAACGCCACCCTCACCTTCGGTCGGGACGGGAACATCGTCCTCGCCGATTCCGACGGTCGCGTGACGTGGCAGACAGCCACAGCCAATAAGGGAGTTGTCGATTTCAAAGTGTTGCCTAACGGGAACATGGTTTTGCTCAATTCGAATGGCAGCTTTGTTTGGCAGAGCTTTGATTCACCAACCGACACTCTTTTGATCGGTCAGTCTCTTCGGGTAGGTGCTGCGGTCAAGCTTGTAAGTCGAGCTTCCGAATTGGATAACTCAGACGGGCCTTATAGTTTGGAATTTGAACCCAATAAAGGGTTATCATGGTTCTATAAACCCAAAAATTCTCCAAAGCCCCTGCTTTATTTTTCGTCTTCATATTATGAATTCGGGTTTGTTGTCCCCGGTGAATCTATAAAGTTTGATGTCGTCGATATTGAAACTGACGCTTCAGATGTCCTGATTAGAACTTATCTAGGTTTTGGACGATCTATGGCAAGGCCAAATTATAACGGGACGCTTTCTTTATTGCGATTGGGAATAGACGGGAGGCTGAGAATATTCACTTACAATGATAAAGTTGACATTTCAGCTTGGGAGGAGGTTTTCACTCAGTTTATTAACGATAGATGGCACCCAGAAGATGGTCAAGAATGCCAATTGCCGGAGAAGTGTGGGAAGTTTGGGTTGTGCAGCAAGAACCAATGCGTGGCTTGCCCGACGGAGAAGGGTCTGTTGGGGTGGAGCGAGGAGTGCGAGTTGAAGAAGGTGGGTTCGTGCAAACCTGCTGATTTCCATTACTATAAGCTTGAGGGGGTGGAGCATTTCGTCAGCCAATTCACAAGGGGAAGTTCTGTGAATGAGATGGATTGTGGGAAGAAGTGCACAAGTGATTGCAAGTGTTTGGGGTATTTCTATTACACGGAGAGCTCTAGATGTTGGAATGTGTTTGATATTAAGACACTTAAGAAGGCAGCTAATTCCAGTCATGTTGGTTATATCAAGGTTTCCAACAAATAA